In Peribacillus simplex, the following are encoded in one genomic region:
- the nikA gene encoding nickel ABC transporter substrate-binding protein: MSKRRNSKQVLFISAIVLILSTLLLGCTNESKENSTSNKDNKDMLTFAWPRDIGELNPHVYNPSQLFAQSMVYEPLVSYQDGGELKPHLAKSWEISKDGKEYTFNLRQDVKFSDGTSFNAEIVKKNFDAILKNVDLHSWLGFIPKVDHTEVIDQNTFKLTLKEPYYPTIQELAVVRPVRFLGDAGFPKDGDTSKGITKPVGTGPWILEEYKADEYAIFKRNENYWGELPKVKKIKIKIIPDAETRVLAFEKGDLDLIYGEGVISLDTFKQLEKTGSYKTSISDPVATRQLVMNTKKEQLSDLRVRQALQYGFNKKAMVDGVTSGVEEKADFILPTNFPYASDIDVTPIDYNIKKAKALLDEAGWKLPKGKNVREKDGKPLEIELMYDSAESIQKAMAETLQSEWAALGVKLNIVGVELTVQIQRFKANDFELNFFSNYGAPYDPHTFVNIVGSKGYGFNEAISSYPNRDKLLKQIADVPKTIDEKERQELYSTILESLQDQGAIVPISYIKKIAVYQKNISNFTFPANRDEHPFTGISIE, encoded by the coding sequence ATGTCAAAAAGAAGAAACAGCAAACAAGTGTTATTTATATCAGCAATCGTTTTAATTTTATCAACGCTTTTACTTGGGTGTACAAATGAATCAAAAGAAAATTCAACTTCAAATAAAGACAATAAAGACATGCTTACTTTTGCTTGGCCTAGGGATATAGGTGAATTGAATCCGCATGTCTATAATCCTTCTCAATTATTCGCTCAATCGATGGTATATGAACCTTTGGTTAGCTACCAAGATGGGGGCGAGCTGAAACCGCATTTAGCAAAATCATGGGAAATTTCCAAGGATGGGAAGGAATATACGTTCAATCTACGTCAAGATGTGAAGTTTTCAGACGGTACAAGCTTTAATGCTGAAATTGTGAAAAAGAACTTTGATGCTATATTGAAAAATGTTGATTTACATAGTTGGTTGGGGTTTATTCCGAAAGTAGATCATACGGAAGTAATTGACCAAAATACGTTTAAACTAACATTAAAGGAGCCGTATTATCCTACTATTCAAGAGTTAGCTGTCGTACGTCCAGTCCGTTTCTTAGGTGATGCTGGATTCCCTAAAGATGGTGACACTTCGAAAGGTATTACAAAACCAGTCGGTACAGGTCCATGGATTTTGGAAGAATATAAAGCAGATGAATATGCTATTTTCAAACGTAATGAAAATTATTGGGGTGAACTCCCTAAAGTAAAGAAAATAAAAATCAAGATCATTCCTGATGCTGAAACCCGAGTCCTTGCTTTTGAAAAAGGTGACTTAGACCTTATTTATGGTGAAGGCGTTATCAGTCTAGATACTTTCAAACAATTAGAAAAAACAGGTAGCTATAAGACTAGTATTTCTGATCCGGTTGCGACAAGACAACTAGTTATGAATACGAAGAAAGAACAGCTATCAGATTTACGTGTTCGTCAAGCGTTACAATATGGATTTAATAAAAAAGCAATGGTTGACGGAGTTACTTCTGGGGTGGAAGAGAAGGCAGATTTTATTTTACCGACAAACTTCCCTTATGCTTCAGACATTGATGTAACACCGATTGATTATAATATTAAAAAAGCAAAAGCTTTATTAGATGAAGCAGGATGGAAGCTGCCAAAAGGAAAAAACGTTCGTGAAAAAGACGGTAAACCACTTGAAATCGAGTTAATGTACGACTCTGCAGAATCAATTCAAAAAGCAATGGCGGAAACACTACAATCTGAGTGGGCGGCACTAGGTGTTAAATTAAATATCGTTGGAGTTGAGCTTACGGTACAAATACAAAGATTTAAAGCTAATGATTTTGAATTGAATTTCTTTAGTAACTATGGCGCACCATATGATCCCCATACTTTCGTAAACATCGTTGGTTCAAAAGGATATGGATTTAACGAGGCCATTTCATCTTATCCGAACAGAGATAAGTTGTTAAAACAAATTGCAGATGTTCCTAAAACAATAGATGAAAAGGAACGTCAAGAACTTTACTCAACTATATTGGAATCATTACAAGACCAAGGAGCGATTGTACCTATTTCTTATATTAAGAAAATAGCTGTTTATCAAAAAAATATATCTAATTTTACATTCCCTGCTAACCGGGATGAACATCCATTCACAGGAATTAGCATCGAGTAG
- a CDS encoding lectin-like domain-containing protein has translation MDSKSVVEKKEQKSQYLDIRDICSINGSAKFDPNTNITTLTEAINSQAGAIAGKTAFDMRHDFTLVADIYLGSKGSGADGIAIAFHRGSIGFIGQMGGGLGILGAPNGIGFEIDTYWKATSDETGDSFGHGQMNGPHAGFVSTNRNTSYLTALAPMQRIPAPNSKWRILTINWDARNNKLTARLQEKNNDDTTRSASPRYQTWELLNPAFDLNQKYTFVIGSATGAANNKHQIGVTLFEAYFTKPTIEANPVDIEIGTAFDPLNYEPIGLKATDEIDGDITDKITVEFNNVDTSKPGAYRVTYKVLNSYEESDEKTIEVVVYTKPTIAAHDVAIKKDLAFDPLNYEPIELKATDPIDGDITDKITIESNNVDTSKPGKYHVTYKVLNSYEKSDENTIEVTVYTKPTIEAYDVDIEIGTAFDPLNYEPIGLKATDPIDGDISDKVTVESNNVDTSKPGEYHVTYKVLNSYEESDENTIIVMVPVIDDGWENGDPKGWKFFSGESITLEEDEENALNGKWVFYSDKHVAIYKQVELENNISYQITIYLKPEDEGTVAHHIVKVSLKSDPASGESQEILNTRLLGAEQIQKGYRKLTSNPFIPTTIEPYKKPIIVIENFLAGWIGGIKIIVEPTK, from the coding sequence ATGGATTCTAAATCTGTCGTGGAAAAAAAGGAGCAAAAAAGTCAATATCTTGATATTCGTGACATATGTAGCATAAATGGCTCTGCTAAATTTGACCCTAATACTAACATTACAACCTTAACAGAAGCAATAAATTCTCAAGCAGGTGCAATTGCTGGAAAAACTGCATTTGATATGAGACACGATTTTACTCTCGTAGCAGATATATACCTAGGATCTAAAGGCAGTGGAGCTGATGGTATTGCTATAGCGTTTCATAGAGGATCAATTGGTTTTATTGGTCAAATGGGCGGAGGCTTAGGGATTCTAGGAGCACCAAATGGGATAGGGTTTGAGATAGATACGTATTGGAAAGCCACTTCAGATGAAACAGGTGATTCATTTGGGCATGGACAAATGAATGGACCACATGCGGGATTTGTAAGTACAAATCGAAATACAAGCTACTTAACAGCCTTAGCGCCTATGCAAAGAATACCTGCACCGAATAGTAAGTGGAGGATTCTAACTATTAATTGGGATGCACGTAACAACAAGCTAACAGCAAGGCTTCAAGAGAAAAACAATGATGATACTACTAGATCTGCTAGTCCAAGATATCAAACATGGGAGTTATTAAATCCTGCATTTGATTTAAATCAGAAATACACTTTTGTTATCGGTTCAGCTACAGGGGCTGCTAATAACAAGCATCAGATCGGAGTTACTTTGTTTGAAGCATACTTTACAAAACCAACTATAGAGGCAAATCCTGTTGATATTGAAATAGGCACAGCATTTGATCCGTTAAACTATGAACCAATTGGACTTAAAGCAACTGATGAAATAGATGGAGATATAACAGATAAAATTACTGTAGAATTTAATAACGTAGATACATCTAAACCAGGTGCATATCGTGTCACATATAAAGTATTAAATAGTTATGAAGAAAGTGATGAAAAGACAATAGAAGTCGTAGTATATACGAAACCAACTATAGCTGCACATGATGTGGCGATTAAGAAAGACTTAGCATTTGATCCATTAAACTATGAACCAATTGAACTCAAAGCAACCGATCCAATAGATGGAGATATAACAGATAAAATTACTATAGAATCTAATAATGTTGATACCTCGAAACCGGGTAAATACCATGTCACATATAAAGTATTAAATAGTTATGAAAAAAGTGACGAAAATACAATAGAAGTTACTGTATATACAAAACCAACTATAGAGGCATATGATGTTGATATTGAAATAGGCACAGCATTTGATCCGTTAAACTATGAACCAATCGGACTCAAAGCAACCGATCCAATAGATGGAGATATATCAGATAAAGTTACTGTAGAATCTAATAATGTTGATACCTCAAAACCGGGTGAATACCATGTCACATATAAAGTATTAAATAGTTATGAAGAAAGTGACGAAAATACAATTATCGTTATGGTACCTGTTATTGATGATGGATGGGAGAATGGTGATCCGAAAGGATGGAAATTCTTCTCTGGTGAATCAATTACCCTAGAAGAAGATGAAGAAAATGCTCTAAATGGAAAATGGGTATTTTATTCAGATAAACATGTAGCCATATACAAACAAGTGGAATTGGAAAACAATATCTCTTATCAAATTACAATATATCTTAAACCAGAAGATGAAGGAACAGTGGCACACCATATTGTTAAAGTATCTTTAAAATCTGATCCTGCTAGTGGAGAAAGTCAAGAAATTCTAAATACAAGGTTACTTGGTGCGGAGCAAATACAAAAAGGATACAGAAAGTTAACAAGTAATCCATTTATACCAACAACAATTGAACCCTACAAAAAGCCAATAATAGTTATTGAAAACTTTTTAGCAGGATGGATAGGTGGAATTAAAATAATTGTAGAGCCTACAAAGTAA
- the ltrA gene encoding group II intron reverse transcriptase/maturase encodes METKLLRIAELAKSEPKMKFTSLAHLLNEQSLTQCHHELPNKKATGVNGTTKEQYSENLEENIKDLVSRLKSKSYRPVPVRRMYIPKLNSTKKRPLGIPEHEDKIVQKGITKILNTIYENDFLDCSFGFRPNRNCHDALKILNHYIEKKSVSYVVDVDIKGFFDNVDHKWMMEFLNLRVSDPNLQRIISRFLKGGYMEEGKKYKTDNGTPQGGVISPILANVYLHYVLDLWFEKVVRKQCKGQAYIVRYADDFVCCFQHKSEAQQFFHSVKLRLKKFNLEIAEDKTKIIPFGRFAENNAKRDGSNKPDTFDFLGFTHYCGKSKQGKFRVKRKSSNKKVQGKLKESKEWLKINRNKDIHTIMDRFKRSLIGYYNYYCMTDNIQMVNSFKERLEYLLFKWLNRRSQRKSFTWDKFNLFLRKYPLPSPRIKVNIYELRKEISYLL; translated from the coding sequence ATGGAAACAAAACTACTAAGGATAGCAGAATTAGCAAAATCCGAGCCTAAAATGAAATTTACATCTCTTGCGCATTTATTAAATGAGCAATCGCTAACACAGTGTCATCATGAACTACCTAATAAAAAGGCGACTGGTGTTAACGGAACGACTAAAGAACAATACAGCGAAAACTTGGAAGAAAATATAAAGGATTTAGTAAGTAGGCTTAAAAGCAAAAGTTATCGCCCTGTTCCAGTAAGAAGGATGTATATCCCAAAACTCAATTCTACCAAGAAAAGGCCTTTGGGGATACCGGAACATGAGGATAAAATTGTACAAAAAGGCATTACAAAAATACTAAATACTATCTATGAAAATGACTTCCTAGATTGTTCATTTGGTTTCCGTCCTAATAGAAATTGCCATGATGCGCTGAAAATACTAAACCATTATATTGAAAAGAAATCAGTAAGTTATGTAGTGGATGTAGATATCAAGGGTTTCTTTGACAACGTTGACCACAAGTGGATGATGGAGTTCTTGAACCTCCGAGTCTCCGACCCTAACCTACAGAGAATAATCAGCAGGTTTCTTAAAGGTGGATACATGGAGGAAGGTAAGAAGTACAAAACAGATAACGGTACACCGCAAGGTGGAGTAATATCTCCGATATTAGCGAATGTATATCTCCATTACGTTCTCGACTTATGGTTTGAGAAAGTGGTTAGGAAACAATGTAAAGGGCAGGCCTACATAGTAAGATATGCAGATGACTTTGTTTGTTGTTTTCAACATAAAAGTGAAGCTCAGCAATTCTTCCATTCAGTAAAGCTTAGATTGAAGAAGTTTAACTTAGAGATAGCCGAGGATAAAACGAAAATTATACCCTTTGGGAGGTTTGCAGAAAATAATGCAAAGCGAGATGGGAGTAATAAACCGGATACCTTTGATTTCCTAGGGTTTACTCACTATTGCGGGAAAAGCAAACAAGGGAAATTTCGAGTGAAACGGAAATCTAGTAATAAGAAAGTCCAAGGTAAACTAAAAGAATCTAAAGAATGGCTGAAGATTAATAGAAATAAAGATATTCATACGATCATGGATAGATTTAAACGCTCACTCATAGGTTATTACAACTATTATTGTATGACCGATAACATACAAATGGTTAACAGCTTCAAAGAGAGACTCGAATACTTACTATTTAAATGGCTAAACAGAAGAAGCCAAAGAAAGTCCTTTACATGGGATAAATTTAATCTCTTTCTCCGTAAATATCCACTGCCTTCACCAAGAATCAAAGTGAATATCTATGAACTAAGAAAAGAGATTAGCTACCTTCTGTAA
- a CDS encoding DUF4030 domain-containing protein: MGSKEEKSIHSLDQLQVPTTLDKFIEELPERYVEGQINKEIEEQIDIEWNAFQNDLKKKEPTFRKKVVIFSLSLAAAFGLFIGSAFVSPAMAEIASKIPYLNLLFESEQKPVIDEIKEALDGKGYKWDGLGVSVQPREVSVMIVGTDKYYNQVKSEVEDLIKDILKSRNYNAYDVKVSKAPVMEEPTAEEKKESEQYHKIYKIVEEVLQKYGYNSLGQRNGISDELIEFELPKTESRIEEIKKQVRDRLKQKGFDEFSIKVYTFNPQKREREGRWMPIVSTISDGLTAKAEYKVKLVGYTNKFDYLPISIETTLSASDTDSEKIVEAIEETVQDYLHSEKVRNIIKNDQYEINIYSNKGKKLN; the protein is encoded by the coding sequence ATGGGATCTAAAGAAGAAAAAAGTATCCATTCATTGGACCAGTTACAGGTTCCAACAACTCTTGATAAATTTATCGAAGAACTACCAGAGCGTTATGTGGAAGGGCAAATAAATAAGGAAATAGAAGAACAAATTGATATAGAGTGGAATGCCTTTCAGAATGATTTAAAGAAGAAGGAACCAACTTTTAGGAAAAAGGTAGTTATTTTTTCCTTATCCCTTGCAGCAGCTTTTGGTCTTTTCATTGGTTCGGCTTTTGTATCTCCTGCTATGGCAGAAATAGCTTCTAAAATTCCATATCTAAATTTGTTATTCGAATCTGAGCAAAAGCCAGTAATTGATGAAATTAAAGAGGCTCTTGATGGAAAGGGATATAAATGGGACGGATTAGGTGTTTCGGTTCAACCAAGAGAAGTTAGTGTAATGATAGTTGGGACAGATAAATATTATAATCAAGTTAAATCAGAAGTTGAAGATCTTATAAAAGATATATTGAAGTCAAGAAATTATAATGCCTATGATGTAAAAGTTTCAAAAGCCCCAGTTATGGAGGAGCCGACTGCAGAAGAAAAGAAGGAATCAGAGCAATATCATAAAATTTATAAAATAGTTGAGGAAGTATTACAAAAATATGGTTACAACTCTCTAGGACAAAGAAATGGAATTAGCGATGAGTTAATTGAATTCGAATTACCTAAAACAGAATCGAGAATTGAAGAAATCAAAAAACAAGTTAGAGATAGATTAAAACAGAAAGGGTTCGATGAATTTTCAATAAAGGTTTATACGTTTAATCCTCAGAAAAGAGAGCGTGAAGGAAGATGGATGCCTATCGTAAGCACAATTTCTGATGGATTAACCGCAAAAGCTGAATATAAAGTGAAGCTGGTAGGGTATACAAATAAATTCGATTATTTACCTATTTCCATAGAGACAACTTTGTCTGCTTCAGATACGGACTCAGAAAAGATTGTTGAAGCCATTGAAGAAACTGTTCAGGATTATCTTCATTCAGAGAAAGTCAGGAATATAATTAAAAACGATCAATATGAGATCAATATTTATAGTAACAAGGGAAAAAAATTAAATTAA
- a CDS encoding RNA polymerase sigma factor, whose protein sequence is MKNDQELVNKIRRGDKEAFSLLVKDLMPSAYKTAYLILRSKEHAEDALQNALEGAYLSIMKNKEMTNFKAWFFRIVYSRSIDIYRKNKRHLHIDIDNHNEEQMIEKTESAQQIAIQKENKNEMISHIMKLKREQSIPLLLHYYEDLSVKEISLILNENMNTVKTRMKRGKQKLAEIMGKRNNFSQEVKTNGI, encoded by the coding sequence TTGAAGAATGATCAAGAATTAGTCAATAAAATTAGGAGGGGCGATAAAGAGGCGTTTAGTCTATTAGTAAAGGACTTGATGCCGTCTGCTTATAAAACAGCTTATCTTATACTTCGATCTAAAGAACATGCGGAAGATGCACTTCAAAACGCTCTAGAAGGGGCTTATCTTAGCATAATGAAAAATAAGGAAATGACCAATTTTAAGGCATGGTTTTTCCGTATTGTGTACTCACGTTCAATAGACATATATAGAAAAAACAAACGTCATTTACATATTGATATAGATAATCATAATGAAGAACAAATGATAGAGAAAACCGAGTCAGCTCAACAAATCGCTATTCAAAAAGAAAATAAAAATGAAATGATTAGTCATATCATGAAATTAAAAAGAGAACAGAGTATTCCACTTTTACTTCATTATTATGAAGATTTGTCCGTGAAGGAAATATCTCTCATTCTCAATGAAAATATGAATACTGTAAAAACCAGAATGAAAAGAGGAAAACAAAAGTTGGCCGAAATAATGGGGAAACGAAATAATTTCTCTCAGGAGGTTAAGACTAATGGGATCTAA
- a CDS encoding VanZ family protein produces the protein MKFFNTEVSLILAASLIYLFYLFSSGEVILNIVLNWLFILIVSLWIVRKTQRGGIFLKSLLFFFILYLHLLHNVVTYINFDHFFTQKYVGDFFIDITKINFIPFDTISNNLFGATVAPVTIVQTVGNLILLTPLTFCLLTFKLSKNGFVAMYITFFTSLFIESFQFLQNYVATSFEYGEAYRSVDIDDIILNSLSGIIGVILFKIMNKKFISKLNKVPETDIPY, from the coding sequence GTGAAATTTTTTAATACTGAAGTGAGTCTTATATTGGCAGCATCGCTTATCTACTTATTTTACTTATTTAGTTCTGGGGAAGTTATTCTAAATATAGTATTGAATTGGTTGTTCATTTTAATCGTTTCTTTGTGGATTGTAAGAAAAACTCAAAGAGGTGGCATATTCTTAAAAAGCTTATTATTTTTCTTCATATTGTATTTGCATTTATTACATAACGTAGTTACGTACATAAATTTTGATCATTTTTTCACTCAAAAATATGTTGGGGATTTTTTTATAGATATTACTAAGATTAACTTTATACCGTTTGATACTATTTCTAACAATTTATTCGGGGCAACAGTTGCACCAGTTACAATTGTACAGACAGTTGGTAATCTTATTTTATTAACCCCTCTTACTTTTTGTTTATTAACCTTTAAACTTAGTAAGAATGGATTTGTGGCAATGTATATTACGTTTTTTACTTCTCTATTTATAGAGAGTTTTCAATTTTTACAAAATTATGTAGCTACCAGCTTTGAATATGGTGAGGCATATAGATCAGTAGATATAGATGATATTATCTTAAATTCTTTAAGTGGGATTATTGGAGTAATATTATTCAAAATTATGAATAAAAAATTCATATCGAAATTAAATAAGGTACCGGAAACGGACATTCCTTACTAA
- a CDS encoding CapE family protein gives MIVKQIVGVIGPIAIIAGVVAGLGLLKHPATLSPIGVQPHRHQANNNELPQNDKNE, from the coding sequence ATGATCGTAAAACAAATCGTAGGAGTAATTGGCCCAATTGCAATTATAGCAGGAGTAGTTGCTGGACTTGGATTGCTAAAACATCCAGCAACATTATCTCCGATTGGGGTACAGCCACATCGCCATCAAGCTAACAATAACGAGTTACCCCAAAACGATAAAAACGAGTAA
- a CDS encoding gamma-glutamyltransferase family protein — MMKKRNVIIASILIFSLVVGVYAYQFMFPKQEYAVSTSDPLATKVGMDVLKNGGTAVDAAIAISYTLGVVEPYASGIGGGGGMLIDRADASPTFIDYREVAPNDDKGEEVGVPGFVAGMDYIHHKYGTLPMNELIDPAIGYAEKGFTVDQDLHDHLISYSGNIDEQELKSFYSNGKAIDTGDTLKQSELADTLQTIKEEGPNAFYKGEIADEIQGETEISVRDLREYKPVERKPLMTTYKGHEIISAPPPFSGATLIQMLKMADKEDVWSLKEKHPSLFYHYLSEISKVAYQDRLKKMADPSFIKQASDDWVDDHYVNLLIKQINETQANKTKVSDVEEHESTTHFVVIDGDGTVVSTTNTLSNFFGSGKYVDGFFLNNTLSTFGEGINKIEEGKRPRTFTAPTIIREGDEWIMAIGTPGGNRIPQVLMQVMGNYFENNQSIKKSIESKRVIFESHKFYSEAELNEQTKDQLKTYGYDLETNDNPMFYGGVQALVKDLKKNRIKGDADLRRHGSWEKDTK, encoded by the coding sequence ATGATGAAAAAACGAAACGTAATAATCGCATCCATTCTCATCTTTTCACTCGTAGTCGGTGTATATGCTTATCAATTCATGTTTCCGAAACAAGAATATGCGGTTAGTACATCAGATCCGCTTGCAACGAAAGTTGGAATGGATGTATTAAAAAACGGGGGAACAGCTGTTGATGCTGCTATTGCGATTTCGTATACGCTTGGAGTTGTTGAACCTTATGCCTCAGGAATTGGCGGAGGCGGAGGAATGTTAATCGATCGTGCCGATGCCTCTCCGACATTTATTGATTACCGAGAGGTAGCACCTAATGATGATAAAGGTGAAGAAGTAGGTGTACCAGGATTCGTCGCTGGTATGGATTATATTCATCACAAATATGGGACGTTGCCGATGAATGAGTTAATTGATCCTGCTATTGGATATGCAGAAAAAGGTTTTACGGTGGATCAAGATTTGCATGATCATCTCATATCGTATAGCGGCAACATTGATGAGCAAGAACTAAAAAGCTTTTATTCAAATGGAAAAGCGATTGATACTGGTGATACTTTAAAGCAGTCGGAGTTAGCAGACACGTTGCAAACCATCAAAGAAGAAGGACCAAATGCTTTTTATAAAGGTGAAATTGCAGATGAAATACAGGGTGAAACAGAAATTTCAGTACGTGATCTACGTGAGTATAAGCCTGTGGAACGAAAGCCTTTAATGACGACTTATAAAGGGCATGAAATCATCAGCGCACCTCCTCCGTTTTCAGGTGCAACATTAATTCAAATGTTGAAAATGGCCGACAAAGAAGATGTTTGGAGTTTAAAAGAGAAACACCCAAGCCTTTTCTATCATTATCTCAGTGAAATTTCGAAAGTGGCGTATCAAGATCGTTTGAAAAAGATGGCTGACCCATCATTTATTAAACAAGCATCTGATGACTGGGTGGATGATCACTACGTAAATTTATTAATTAAACAAATTAATGAAACCCAAGCTAACAAAACGAAAGTTAGTGACGTGGAAGAGCACGAAAGTACAACCCACTTCGTTGTCATAGATGGTGATGGAACGGTTGTCTCTACAACGAACACACTCAGTAACTTTTTCGGAAGCGGTAAATATGTAGATGGTTTCTTTTTAAATAATACGCTTAGTACGTTCGGTGAAGGAATTAATAAAATCGAAGAAGGAAAGCGCCCGAGAACGTTCACAGCGCCAACTATTATTCGAGAAGGTGACGAATGGATAATGGCCATCGGTACACCGGGTGGAAATCGAATTCCACAAGTGCTAATGCAAGTAATGGGGAACTATTTTGAAAATAACCAATCAATTAAGAAATCCATTGAAAGCAAACGAGTGATTTTCGAGTCGCATAAGTTTTATTCAGAAGCTGAATTGAATGAACAAACAAAAGATCAGCTAAAAACATATGGGTACGATTTGGAAACTAATGATAACCCAATGTTCTATGGAGGCGTTCAAGCGCTCGTAAAAGATTTAAAGAAAAATAGGATTAAAGGTGACGCAGACTTACGGCGTCACGGTTCATGGGAAAAAGATACTAAATAA
- a CDS encoding M23 family metallopeptidase — protein MGDVVGKCGNSGSSTGPHLHFEIFQNGSRIDPSPFIGL, from the coding sequence ATGGGTGATGTAGTCGGGAAGTGTGGCAACTCGGGTTCGTCAACGGGTCCACATTTACATTTTGAGATTTTTCAAAATGGATCTCGGATTGATCCGTCACCATTTATCGGTTTATAA
- a CDS encoding M23 family metallopeptidase encodes MSEQAAVESIGKEEVNQGSKWWKWLIGGSLLASSPLLVMLLLLFGFMFMFLMIFGTMTEEGETKIIGGEISQIGENEIPAEYLPVYKAAEEKYGVPWNLLAAHHRVETRFSTLETMVSPVGAIGHLQFMVLTWIGWSYPGGDRLGNADRIDFACSIGQSVPASKDGKVVYAGWQNPNNHKEGYGLYVWVDHGNGSKTTYAHLSGLSVSLGCGNG; translated from the coding sequence ATGAGTGAACAGGCTGCTGTTGAATCAATTGGCAAGGAAGAAGTTAACCAAGGATCTAAGTGGTGGAAATGGTTGATTGGGGGCAGTTTGTTAGCTTCTTCGCCTTTGCTGGTTATGCTTCTTCTGTTATTCGGGTTTATGTTCATGTTTCTCATGATCTTTGGAACGATGACGGAAGAAGGTGAAACAAAGATCATTGGAGGGGAGATTTCGCAAATTGGAGAAAATGAAATCCCTGCTGAATACCTTCCCGTTTATAAAGCTGCTGAAGAAAAATACGGGGTTCCGTGGAATCTGCTTGCGGCTCATCACCGGGTAGAAACCAGGTTTTCAACATTAGAAACTATGGTTTCCCCGGTCGGGGCAATCGGACATTTGCAATTCATGGTTTTAACTTGGATTGGTTGGTCATATCCAGGTGGGGATCGGCTAGGAAATGCAGATAGAATTGATTTTGCGTGTAGTATTGGCCAATCGGTCCCAGCTTCAAAAGACGGTAAGGTGGTTTATGCCGGCTGGCAAAACCCGAATAATCATAAAGAAGGATACGGACTTTATGTGTGGGTGGATCATGGAAATGGTTCTAAAACGACATACGCCCATTTATCCGGTTTAAGTGTAAGTCTGGGTTGTGGAAATGGGTGA